Genomic DNA from Candidatus Nitronereus thalassa:
TGGCGGGTTTAAATATACCGATTTACATTTTTTAGAACCTCTGCTACCGTTCACCTGCACAGAGAAACCACTAGGTGGAACTTCGCTGAATTTATTCTCACGTTCAATAATAAAATCAAAAGCATGGCTTTTTTTATTTTCATGAAGGTAGCGGCCTAGAGGTGCTCACACAGAACATGAAATCCGCCCCCCCTCAACAGGATCAATCCGCACTATCCCTGGTGGTTCTGATTGCAGAAGACGACGATGGACATGCATCGTTAATCGAACGAAATTTACAACGATGCGAGATTGCGGAGACGTGCCACCGATTTCGAGATGGACAAGAAACCCTGGACTTTTTGCTGAAAGTGAGTAAAAGTATCACCTCGGTACCACAAAATCCCCACATTCTGTTTTTAGATGGTCGCATGCCAAAGATGAGTGGACAGGAAGTCCTGAGGCAAATACAAAATCATCGTATTTTAAAGGCACTACCCCTGACTATCGTCTCGACCACCGATGATTCACACGAGCTCGAATCCTTCCAAGCCCTAGGATGTACGCACCATCTGAAAAAGCCTGTGGAGATCAATGATTTGCGGCACGTATTACGCCAATTGCATCCTGACAATTATTTATATTCCTAATTGGGAACATTTTCGTCCATTCATTGTCCCTTCGCATGCTTGCCATGAAGGCATCAGGCTCTAGCCATACAATCCTCATCGTTGACGATGATCCTGCGTTATGCCGTCTTATTCAACGCTATTTACACCGTGACGGTTTTGATTCACTGGTCGCGACAACGGGGGCAGAAGCACTTCAACAATTGTCCACCCAGCGCGTCACGTTGATGCTCCTCGACCTGCATCTTCCGGATATGCAAGGCGACGAGTTGATCCAGGCAGTCAAAACACAACATCCAGCCATACCGTTCATCGTCGTCACGGGGTATGGGGATGAGCTTCTTGCGGTCAAAATGCTCAAAAGCGGAGCTCGGGACTACATTACCAAAGACGATAAAGCACTCGAACTCCTTCCGTCAGTCGTCCTCCACAATATTCAGAAACTTGAACAAGAGCAACGACTCACCCAAGCTGAGGAGGCCCTGGCGGCAGAACAAGAACGATCCTTGGTCACCCTCGCCTGCATTGCGGACGGTGTCATCACGACCGACATCCACGGGATCGTCTACTCGATCAATCCTGTAGCCCTTCATCTCGTCGGCCATGATTTGACCCAGGTCCTGGGCCGTCCGATTGACGAGGTCTTTGAATTAGTCCACCCCGATCACCCAGAACAGGAAGATCCTCTTGTCAAAACGGTACTCGCCCACGGGCAAGTGATGAAACCCCTATACTATCGTCGCCTGATCAGTAGAAATGGCACGGAAACTATGGTCATGTGTAGTGCCTCGCCCATCTGTCATCAGAATGGAGCCGTGTTAGGCGCGGTCGTGGTCATCCGTGACATGTCCGAACGCATTAAAATTGAACATGAACTCCAGAAGGCCAGCAAGCTAGAATCTGTGGGCACCTTGGCCGGTGGGATCGCCCACGACTTCAACAATCTCCTCATGTCAATTTTGGGAAATATTTCGCTGGCGAAATTATCCCTTTCCCCTGAAACAAGAGCCTTTTCGCAATTACTCGAAGCGGAAAAAGCGTCCTTGCTCGCCAAAGGCCTCACTCAACAACTCCTGACGTTTGCCAAGGGTGGGCAACCGGTCAAAAAGCCTGTCCGCCTGGTTCCCATTCTGGAAAATGCAACACAACTCATTTTGCGGGGAGGCCGCATTCAAAGTGCGTTTCGGTTTCCCAATGATCTCTGGGACCTCTTTGCCGATGAAAGCCAACTCAATCAGGCGTTTCACAATTTGATTTTGAACGCACAGCAAGCCATGCCCCAAGGCGGAACCTTGGAAATTGAAGCAGCAAATTTCCCCACCACTGAACGACAGAATACTCCAGGCCTGCCATTAGAAAACCATCCTCATGTCCGAATTCGGATCAAAGATTCAGGATGCGGAATTCCTCATGAAAATCTTTCACGCATTTTTGATCCCTATTTTACGACCAAGTCTTATGGAAGTGGATTGGGATTGGCGACGACCTACTCCATCTTTACGAGTCACAATGGTCACATGGAGGTTGCATCTACGGTAGGCCAGGGAACCGCATTCACGATTTATCTACCAGCCTCATCGGTACGCGCCACAACACCGTCCCCACCCACCTCTGCCCTCCGCCTAGGACAAGGAAAAATCTTGGTTATGGACGACGAAGAAGCCATCCGCTTGCTTCTTGAACAAATGCTGATGCACTTAGGATATACAGTGGAAGTCACGCAAAATGGCGAAGAAGCCGTTGAGCGCTACGTGAAAGCCCAAGAGTTGGGGCAACCATTTCTAGCCGTGATTCTTGATTTGACGATACCCGGAGGACTGGGCGGAAAAGATACGATCCAACGACTGCGGCTTCTCGACCCACAGGTAAAGGCCATTGTCTCCAGTGGATACTCCAATGACCCCGTTCTCTCCCATTTTCATTCCTATGGGTTTCAAGGCATGGTGGCCAAACCGTTTCGTTTGGACGAATTAAGTGAAAGCCTGTATCAAGTGTTGTCCAAACGTGAAGAGTGATCAGTAATCCGTTGGAAAAACTTTTTTCTTCGAAGAGGGACCCTTATCCCACATTGGCTCCTCTCTCAAGTCACCCTTCACACATGAGGATTTCCCCTCACACCCCTACAAAGAAACTTTCACTTCAGTCCCCTCGATAACCACCGGATAAGTCGCCACACAAGCAGAAGGATTATTGACCGACACACCGGTCTTCACATTGAATTCCCAATTATGCCAGGGGCAGGTTACTACCTCCCCTTCAAGATCACCCTCACCTAACGGCCCCCCTCGATGGACACATGTATTATCGATGACATGAAAGGTGCCATCGACATTGAACACCGCCAGACTTTTTCCGTTTACTTCAGCCACAATTCCCGTCCCCGGGGCGACTTCATTGGTGTTCGCCACAGTTACCTGTTCCGACATCTGAACCTCCTCGTATCAGAGTATTGGCAATGATAATTTCCAAAATAACTAATTGAGCCCCATCGGCTCCTTCAACTTTTTCAGCATGTCCCCAATGGAAGCACCGGACTTCGCCCCACCTTCCCCCT
This window encodes:
- a CDS encoding response regulator, which produces MLAMKASGSSHTILIVDDDPALCRLIQRYLHRDGFDSLVATTGAEALQQLSTQRVTLMLLDLHLPDMQGDELIQAVKTQHPAIPFIVVTGYGDELLAVKMLKSGARDYITKDDKALELLPSVVLHNIQKLEQEQRLTQAEEALAAEQERSLVTLACIADGVITTDIHGIVYSINPVALHLVGHDLTQVLGRPIDEVFELVHPDHPEQEDPLVKTVLAHGQVMKPLYYRRLISRNGTETMVMCSASPICHQNGAVLGAVVVIRDMSERIKIEHELQKASKLESVGTLAGGIAHDFNNLLMSILGNISLAKLSLSPETRAFSQLLEAEKASLLAKGLTQQLLTFAKGGQPVKKPVRLVPILENATQLILRGGRIQSAFRFPNDLWDLFADESQLNQAFHNLILNAQQAMPQGGTLEIEAANFPTTERQNTPGLPLENHPHVRIRIKDSGCGIPHENLSRIFDPYFTTKSYGSGLGLATTYSIFTSHNGHMEVASTVGQGTAFTIYLPASSVRATTPSPPTSALRLGQGKILVMDDEEAIRLLLEQMLMHLGYTVEVTQNGEEAVERYVKAQELGQPFLAVILDLTIPGGLGGKDTIQRLRLLDPQVKAIVSSGYSNDPVLSHFHSYGFQGMVAKPFRLDELSESLYQVLSKREE
- a CDS encoding Rieske (2Fe-2S) protein is translated as MSEQVTVANTNEVAPGTGIVAEVNGKSLAVFNVDGTFHVIDNTCVHRGGPLGEGDLEGEVVTCPWHNWEFNVKTGVSVNNPSACVATYPVVIEGTEVKVSL
- a CDS encoding response regulator, with translation MKSAPPQQDQSALSLVVLIAEDDDGHASLIERNLQRCEIAETCHRFRDGQETLDFLLKVSKSITSVPQNPHILFLDGRMPKMSGQEVLRQIQNHRILKALPLTIVSTTDDSHELESFQALGCTHHLKKPVEINDLRHVLRQLHPDNYLYS